The following are encoded together in the Capsulimonas corticalis genome:
- a CDS encoding OB-fold nucleic acid binding domain-containing protein, whose translation MAELNIRPHRPPSKSGGRHLFCTVEDESAYMQAAFYGNAIENYMATIRLSPAIIVRGRMVRKALGCSMEVEQAWPLSIHDSQATASQGTTHDLRAISKSDGSICS comes from the coding sequence GTGGCCGAGCTGAACATCCGCCCGCATCGCCCGCCCAGCAAATCCGGCGGCAGGCATTTATTTTGCACCGTCGAGGACGAAAGCGCCTATATGCAAGCCGCCTTTTACGGCAATGCCATCGAAAACTATATGGCGACAATCCGCTTGTCGCCCGCCATCATCGTACGAGGCCGCATGGTCCGCAAAGCTTTAGGCTGCTCCATGGAAGTTGAACAAGCATGGCCGTTGAGTATTCACGATTCCCAGGCCACGGCTTCGCAAGGCACAACGCATGATTTGCGTGCTATCTCTAAAAGCGACGGCAGCATATGCTCATGA
- the pnuC gene encoding nicotinamide riboside transporter PnuC, translated as MQRFCYGGAAILSIALLVGAARHTLPLEPAEAWGFVTGALCVWLTVKQNIWNWPIGIVNNFFFIALFWHSRLFADMTLQIIYVVLGVMGWYWWLHGGRNRSPIQISNTPRGIAIVTSAVVLAATAGMTVFLRGVHDSAPFLDAVTTTLSLAAQFLLTKKMLENWYLWIFADVLYIGLYTYKHLYLTAVLYLLFLIMCCVGLRDWKRSMENPREDALPTDPAGSYV; from the coding sequence ATGCAACGTTTTTGTTATGGCGGCGCGGCCATCCTTTCCATCGCGCTTTTGGTGGGCGCCGCCAGGCACACGCTGCCGTTAGAACCGGCCGAGGCATGGGGCTTCGTGACGGGCGCTTTGTGCGTGTGGCTGACAGTCAAGCAAAATATCTGGAACTGGCCGATCGGGATCGTCAATAACTTCTTTTTTATTGCCCTGTTCTGGCATTCGCGTCTTTTCGCCGATATGACGCTGCAAATTATCTATGTCGTACTCGGAGTCATGGGCTGGTATTGGTGGCTGCATGGCGGACGCAATCGCTCTCCGATCCAGATCTCGAATACGCCACGTGGGATCGCCATTGTGACGTCGGCTGTCGTCTTGGCGGCTACGGCGGGCATGACGGTGTTCTTGAGAGGCGTTCATGATTCGGCTCCGTTTTTGGATGCGGTGACGACGACCCTGAGTCTGGCGGCGCAGTTTCTTTTGACGAAAAAGATGCTGGAGAACTGGTATTTGTGGATCTTTGCGGATGTCTTATACATCGGGCTCTATACTTACAAGCATCTCTACCTCACCGCCGTCCTCTATCTCCTGTTCCTGATCATGTGCTGTGTCGGCTTGCGGGACTGGAAACGGTCAATGGAAAATCCTCGGGAAGATGCGCTGCCCACGGACCCCGCAGGTTCTTATGTATAA
- a CDS encoding nuclear transport factor 2 family protein — translation MAIASALRPINAEIAAKELPAMYAHIDRGIEVKDMRQAVCYTTSDFVAVYLDGHKESADEQRNDYQGMFYHGSDFKSNTKILKIRIDGDKAIVTEASHMEYDLRNTVVNPVPNSPVHCVDRSISIDTWTRNFGQWQIHRSQNLWDRETIDGQVQ, via the coding sequence ATGGCGATCGCTTCGGCGCTCAGACCGATCAACGCCGAGATTGCGGCCAAGGAATTGCCGGCAATGTACGCGCATATCGATCGAGGAATAGAAGTTAAAGATATGCGGCAGGCGGTATGCTACACAACGTCCGACTTCGTGGCGGTGTACTTGGACGGACATAAAGAGTCCGCAGATGAGCAGCGAAACGATTATCAGGGCATGTTCTATCATGGATCCGATTTCAAGTCTAATACGAAGATTCTGAAGATCAGAATTGACGGGGATAAAGCAATCGTGACAGAGGCGTCACACATGGAATATGATTTAAGGAATACTGTTGTGAATCCCGTACCGAATTCGCCTGTCCATTGTGTGGATCGATCCATATCGATCGATACCTGGACGAGGAATTTTGGTCAATGGCAGATCCACCGCTCGCAAAACCTGTGGGATCGTGAGACAATCGACGGACAGGTGCAGTAA
- a CDS encoding DNA-processing protein DprA encodes MIESPLDSGSLITAREAGDQGRDVFAIPGPIDTGRNAGCHKLIQDGAKLVQNVDDILEELGVLTLRSPDGPTNLLSSAPIPTNLPPEQRRVLELLTLQPRNVDSMIVESKMTAPQVSSILTLLEMRGLARRVPGNAFVRVL; translated from the coding sequence GTGATTGAGAGTCCCCTCGACAGCGGCTCCCTCATCACCGCCCGCGAAGCCGGCGACCAGGGCCGCGACGTCTTCGCCATCCCCGGCCCCATCGACACCGGCCGCAACGCCGGCTGTCACAAGCTAATTCAAGACGGCGCAAAACTCGTTCAAAACGTCGACGACATCCTCGAAGAACTCGGCGTCCTCACCCTGCGCTCGCCCGACGGCCCCACCAACCTCCTCTCCAGCGCCCCCATCCCCACCAACCTCCCGCCCGAACAGCGCCGCGTCCTGGAGTTATTGACCCTCCAGCCCCGGAACGTGGACAGCATGATCGTCGAAAGCAAAATGACTGCGCCGCAAGTCAGCTCGATTTTGACGCTGCTGGAAATGCGTGGTCTGGCGCGCCGCGTGCCTGGGAACGCCTTCGTGCGAGTGCTTTAA
- a CDS encoding SMP-30/gluconolactonase/LRE family protein, protein MLNKSRFSLALLAGLLASAGCGGGGGGSSSSGTGTSTPPSTTPSATGGTAVFHVDVATRKVTIQSLTDSTAKDVKGVQAHAVFTGTAVGFTSSALLDQAGDAGLKVLSVSLTNHWGVPIGQRPDGSPSGLKVRFSNFTNVSAFSDLRPKTLVSTLAGNGSGSSVDGPVASASFGFAAGVAATSGGVTYVTDFNGQRIRKIANGYVSTLAGSGTGGSVNGAGSVASFNHPYGIAVNPVDGSLIVTEAGGSRIRRVTLDGQVTTIAGTGTAGATNGAGSSATFNQPAGVAVSSSGVIYVAEAGSQDIRKIVLTGANAQLPASYTVSTFAGSGSAGSTDGNGTAASFSTPTGIATAPDGTLFVTDRVGARIRRIDVGGNVSTIAGTGVSGSADGSGAVATFSNPRGIAYVNGALIVAEASRIRQVTLKAASAAPNSASSWQVATLAGTGATGTTNGTGDVATFNNPVLIAADLSGNIIEADSSNLIRKITPSGGSFPIGFPTGTAPTEPVQLSNADGTIPNPGDGTNLPYIQYAGGLAAGATSDAKNWTFIVPSGVTAFEFTTTVEADTSILAPPGAVDNGPTPSGPNNVGSPAVEIRTLSGGGSRLGYLDGSVVNARFNGPDYIAVDQAGNLYLSDQYNSAIRRISVSGVVSTVAGHIGGTSGYGDGAGNTAQFSFPSGIAVTPDGSTIYVADSVNNRIRRVRLNSPSLDPTVSSNWTVSTVAGNGNAGGTYSTSVGTSAALNSPVGITLDPGGNLYVTESVGNRVRRLQFSGGDATSAANWQVSLVAGDTSAAAGTSGTTDSANGNSARFSNPTGIACDQSGTIYVADTANDRIRKITTDGAVTTLAGGLSGDAPVISYADGPAQASGSPVARFGNPTCLCVDSAGYLYVGDTANARIRRISPTGYTMTVAGTGVSGAKDGLGSVCQFNGLASLTVGPTGTIYIGEVNNNGVRLLQRIVNSGTL, encoded by the coding sequence ATGCTCAACAAAAGTCGCTTTTCGTTGGCGCTGCTCGCGGGATTGCTGGCTTCAGCGGGATGTGGCGGCGGAGGAGGCGGATCTAGTTCCTCGGGAACGGGAACGTCCACGCCGCCCTCCACGACCCCATCCGCCACCGGTGGAACCGCTGTTTTCCACGTCGATGTGGCGACCCGGAAAGTCACGATCCAATCGCTGACCGATTCGACCGCCAAGGACGTCAAAGGCGTACAGGCTCATGCCGTGTTCACCGGAACCGCCGTCGGATTTACCTCCAGCGCATTGCTCGATCAAGCCGGCGACGCCGGTCTTAAAGTACTGAGCGTATCCCTGACCAACCATTGGGGTGTTCCGATCGGCCAGCGGCCTGACGGCTCCCCATCAGGATTGAAAGTCCGTTTTAGCAATTTCACAAACGTCAGCGCTTTTTCCGATCTACGCCCGAAAACGTTAGTGTCAACGCTGGCGGGAAATGGGTCGGGGAGTTCCGTGGATGGTCCCGTGGCGTCCGCATCATTCGGTTTCGCCGCAGGCGTGGCCGCCACGAGCGGCGGCGTTACCTATGTGACGGATTTCAATGGGCAGCGTATCCGAAAAATCGCGAATGGCTATGTCAGCACGCTTGCCGGCAGCGGGACGGGAGGCAGCGTCAATGGCGCGGGTTCCGTGGCGTCCTTCAACCATCCCTACGGGATCGCCGTCAACCCTGTGGACGGGTCTCTCATCGTGACGGAGGCTGGCGGATCCCGCATCCGTCGGGTGACGCTCGACGGACAGGTCACGACTATCGCGGGCACGGGAACGGCGGGGGCGACAAATGGGGCCGGCTCCTCCGCGACGTTTAATCAGCCCGCCGGCGTTGCCGTATCCTCCAGCGGGGTGATTTATGTCGCGGAGGCAGGCAGTCAGGATATTCGGAAGATCGTTCTCACCGGCGCCAATGCGCAGCTGCCGGCCAGCTATACGGTCAGCACCTTTGCGGGTTCAGGGAGCGCCGGCAGTACGGATGGGAACGGAACGGCGGCGAGCTTTAGCACTCCAACGGGCATCGCTACTGCACCCGATGGGACTCTGTTTGTCACGGATCGCGTAGGCGCTCGAATTCGACGGATCGATGTGGGAGGCAATGTCTCCACGATTGCGGGCACGGGAGTGTCGGGATCCGCCGACGGCTCCGGCGCTGTCGCGACGTTCAGCAATCCGCGCGGGATCGCCTATGTGAACGGCGCGTTGATCGTTGCGGAAGCCAGCCGCATTCGCCAGGTAACGCTCAAAGCCGCATCGGCCGCTCCGAACAGCGCGTCGAGCTGGCAAGTGGCGACACTGGCGGGCACGGGCGCGACGGGAACGACGAATGGAACGGGGGATGTGGCCACATTCAACAATCCGGTGCTGATTGCCGCCGATCTGAGCGGCAACATCATCGAGGCGGACTCCAGTAATCTTATTCGCAAGATCACGCCGAGCGGCGGCTCGTTCCCGATTGGCTTTCCGACCGGAACCGCGCCGACCGAGCCCGTTCAGCTTTCCAACGCGGACGGTACGATCCCCAATCCCGGTGATGGGACGAATCTTCCGTACATTCAATATGCGGGAGGACTGGCGGCGGGTGCGACGTCCGACGCGAAAAATTGGACGTTTATCGTTCCCAGTGGCGTGACGGCGTTTGAGTTCACCACGACCGTAGAGGCGGACACGAGTATTCTGGCGCCTCCGGGAGCCGTGGATAATGGGCCAACACCCAGCGGTCCTAACAATGTCGGCTCGCCGGCTGTGGAGATCCGCACGCTCTCGGGAGGCGGTTCGCGCTTAGGTTACCTCGACGGCAGCGTTGTCAACGCCCGCTTCAACGGACCGGATTATATTGCGGTCGATCAAGCCGGCAATCTCTATTTGTCCGATCAATATAACTCCGCCATCCGGCGCATCAGCGTTTCCGGCGTCGTTAGCACCGTTGCCGGACATATTGGGGGAACATCAGGCTATGGAGACGGAGCGGGAAATACCGCCCAGTTCTCTTTTCCTTCTGGGATTGCGGTAACGCCGGATGGATCTACAATTTATGTTGCTGACAGCGTCAATAACCGAATCCGGCGTGTTAGACTCAATTCTCCGAGCTTGGATCCGACCGTTTCGTCAAACTGGACTGTCAGTACTGTTGCGGGAAACGGAAACGCGGGAGGAACATATTCAACGTCCGTGGGAACGAGCGCGGCGCTCAACTCTCCGGTAGGTATTACGCTTGATCCTGGCGGCAATCTGTACGTGACGGAATCGGTCGGCAATCGTGTGCGTCGACTGCAATTCAGTGGCGGCGACGCAACAAGCGCCGCAAACTGGCAGGTATCCCTTGTCGCTGGCGACACTTCCGCCGCCGCCGGGACCAGCGGAACTACCGATAGCGCCAACGGCAACAGTGCGCGCTTTTCAAATCCCACTGGAATTGCTTGTGATCAATCGGGAACGATCTATGTCGCAGACACTGCGAACGATCGAATTCGCAAAATCACGACGGATGGAGCAGTCACGACGCTGGCCGGCGGTTTGAGCGGAGACGCTCCGGTGATTAGTTATGCGGACGGCCCCGCACAGGCGTCCGGCTCTCCCGTGGCGCGCTTTGGCAATCCGACTTGCCTTTGTGTAGATTCGGCGGGCTATCTGTATGTTGGTGATACGGCGAACGCTCGTATTCGCCGCATTAGTCCGACTGGATATACGATGACCGTTGCGGGAACCGGTGTCTCGGGGGCCAAGGATGGCCTGGGAAGCGTGTGTCAATTCAACGGCCTCGCGTCCCTCACCGTTGGCCCTACCGGAACGATCTACATCGGGGAAGTCAACAATAACGGCGTTCGGCTTCTTCAGCGAATCGTCAATTCCGGAACGCTGTAA
- a CDS encoding AAA family ATPase translates to MYNNGFVVGKFYPPHRGHKHLIDTACANSRSVTVMLVGRPEEAIPFKLRAQWLREIHPDVTVIEVDDVHGADDSQGWAKFTIQTLGYAPDAVFSSENYGETFAHFLGCRHIMVDHARGTVPCSGTAVRKAPFAAWDYLEPCVRAYFVKRICVLGAESTGTTTMAKALAAHYNAPWVAEYGREYCEEKFAGRVISDGDEEIEDHWDTKEFIHIAQTQCERENAAARSGSKLLICDTNAFATNIWHERYIGALSPEVEAIALAQRYDLILLTNVDIPFVQDGTRDGERIRHAMHERFAELLAAQTTPFAILSGAHEDRLREAVRLIDGLRANQP, encoded by the coding sequence ATGTATAACAACGGCTTTGTTGTCGGGAAGTTTTATCCGCCGCACCGTGGGCACAAGCATTTGATCGATACCGCCTGCGCCAACTCCCGTAGCGTGACCGTGATGCTGGTCGGCCGGCCCGAAGAAGCAATTCCTTTCAAGCTCCGCGCGCAATGGCTGCGCGAAATCCATCCCGATGTTACGGTGATCGAAGTGGACGATGTCCACGGCGCCGACGATTCGCAGGGGTGGGCGAAGTTCACAATCCAAACGCTCGGTTACGCTCCCGACGCCGTCTTCAGCTCCGAGAACTACGGCGAAACGTTCGCGCACTTCCTTGGATGCCGGCACATCATGGTCGATCATGCTCGCGGTACGGTCCCATGCTCCGGCACAGCAGTTCGCAAGGCCCCGTTTGCCGCATGGGACTATCTCGAACCCTGCGTCCGCGCCTACTTCGTCAAACGCATTTGTGTCCTCGGCGCCGAGTCCACCGGCACCACTACCATGGCAAAAGCGCTTGCGGCGCACTACAACGCGCCGTGGGTTGCGGAGTATGGACGGGAGTATTGTGAGGAAAAATTTGCCGGACGAGTAATATCAGACGGTGACGAGGAAATCGAAGACCACTGGGATACCAAAGAGTTCATCCACATCGCTCAGACCCAGTGCGAGCGAGAAAACGCCGCCGCCCGCTCCGGCAGCAAGCTCCTCATCTGCGACACTAACGCCTTCGCCACAAACATCTGGCATGAACGATACATCGGCGCACTCTCCCCAGAAGTCGAAGCCATCGCCTTAGCACAACGCTACGACCTCATTCTATTGACCAACGTCGATATTCCCTTCGTACAAGACGGCACACGCGACGGCGAACGCATCCGCCACGCCATGCACGAACGCTTTGCCGAACTGCTCGCGGCGCAGACAACTCCGTTTGCGATTTTATCAGGAGCGCATGAGGATCGGCTGCGTGAGGCGGTTCGGCTCATTGACGGTCTTCGCGCCAATCAACCATAA
- a CDS encoding sigma factor-like helix-turn-helix DNA-binding protein, producing the protein MDKFSEELCGAILQASRSLPARHQIVVGARLLGERKRTLKDLANQFGVSTQRVTEIELNARRRIARYFRTDEDSILAQEAAKRGWDVSELLTPCNYPLSAIEVIDIK; encoded by the coding sequence ATGGATAAATTTTCTGAGGAGTTGTGTGGCGCGATACTTCAAGCAAGCAGAAGTTTGCCCGCGCGCCACCAAATAGTTGTTGGCGCGCGGTTACTTGGTGAGCGAAAAAGGACTCTTAAAGATCTTGCCAATCAATTTGGCGTATCGACGCAACGCGTAACGGAAATCGAATTGAATGCAAGGCGTAGGATTGCACGATATTTTCGTACCGATGAAGATTCTATTTTAGCACAAGAAGCTGCAAAGCGCGGATGGGATGTCTCTGAACTACTTACGCCTTGCAACTATCCGTTAAGTGCAATTGAAGTGATTGATATAAAATAA
- a CDS encoding sulfotransferase — protein MKVLYIGGMDRSGSTLLGRLLGNVSGCINLAEADVIWERWNSRSVRCGCGAIFAECGFWGAVRRQVFESDGNEIIDAVVQFRSQSRRWGRTDESNRESSAAMTAADYRRYLGKVYAAVSELSGAALIIDTSKRISYARSLAAAPGVDLRFLHLIRDSRAVAFSQQRRKRNPGFVDQNTYMSPTSWTKSARQWNAVNAALPLGCPGNRSMRMRYEDLVIDPLNALTQIFEFLDEPVPPLEFLHRQPLHLGREHTVSGNPDRFNPEIIIRPDMEWREKMPVGAKAFVTAATFPLLAFYGYLQSPNPRK, from the coding sequence ATGAAGGTCCTGTACATCGGCGGCATGGATCGCAGCGGCAGCACCCTGCTCGGCCGCCTGCTGGGAAATGTTTCTGGCTGTATCAATCTCGCCGAGGCGGATGTGATTTGGGAGCGATGGAACTCTCGGTCCGTACGCTGCGGCTGCGGCGCGATCTTCGCGGAATGCGGTTTTTGGGGAGCCGTTCGGCGGCAAGTCTTTGAAAGCGACGGCAATGAAATTATTGACGCCGTAGTTCAGTTTCGAAGTCAGTCGCGTCGATGGGGCCGCACGGACGAATCGAATCGTGAGAGCAGCGCGGCAATGACGGCTGCGGATTATCGGCGCTATCTCGGCAAAGTTTATGCGGCTGTCTCTGAACTGTCCGGCGCGGCGCTCATCATCGACACATCGAAACGCATTTCTTACGCGCGCAGCCTCGCCGCCGCTCCCGGCGTGGATCTTCGTTTCCTTCATCTGATCCGAGACAGCCGCGCCGTCGCGTTCTCACAGCAGCGACGCAAGCGCAACCCGGGGTTTGTCGATCAGAACACCTATATGTCGCCCACGTCGTGGACGAAATCAGCGCGCCAGTGGAATGCCGTCAACGCCGCGCTGCCGCTTGGATGTCCCGGTAATCGATCTATGCGTATGCGCTATGAAGATTTGGTTATCGACCCTCTGAACGCCCTCACGCAGATCTTCGAATTTCTAGACGAACCTGTTCCCCCGCTGGAATTTCTCCATCGTCAGCCGCTGCATCTTGGACGCGAGCATACGGTGAGCGGCAACCCAGACCGTTTCAATCCTGAAATCATTATCCGTCCGGATATGGAATGGCGGGAAAAGATGCCCGTGGGCGCCAAAGCATTCGTCACCGCTGCAACTTTCCCGCTCCTGGCTTTTTATGGATACCTGCAATCTCCGAATCCACGAAAATAG
- a CDS encoding Crp/Fnr family transcriptional regulator encodes MSETFNEPKNSVVSKRRLATIREPVGEAAKLSDLSEKLLEDVDQTILESLLQHCRICYLEPAQYLHLVRKHRRFIYVLRKGYVTVSLKTKENEPAKFLAWRKPGQLLGEMEALYPDTDTISARLKATDKCELLEIPSKILINIADNTPAIYRNVCSLLIEKNFEHRRRADVLKLRTPLDRVRATLIHLRRERGYELDNKTIKGNIRPQDIAGFIGEDPDRVTPKLDMLVEEGSIEYINSDEMREFKGKRIEGKKIKIRNEKLLSEK; translated from the coding sequence GTGTCTGAAACATTCAATGAGCCGAAAAATTCAGTGGTTAGCAAGAGAAGGTTAGCTACAATCCGTGAGCCAGTTGGAGAAGCAGCAAAATTATCAGATCTATCTGAAAAGCTGCTAGAAGATGTTGACCAAACTATATTAGAAAGCTTGCTTCAACATTGTCGCATATGCTATTTGGAACCAGCACAATATCTGCACTTAGTACGAAAGCACCGCCGATTTATTTACGTGCTTCGAAAAGGCTATGTGACAGTATCACTAAAAACAAAAGAAAATGAACCTGCAAAGTTCCTCGCATGGCGCAAGCCAGGGCAATTGCTTGGAGAGATGGAAGCTCTGTATCCGGACACTGATACGATATCAGCAAGATTAAAAGCTACGGACAAGTGCGAGTTACTAGAAATACCATCGAAGATACTTATCAATATTGCCGATAATACTCCTGCGATATATAGAAATGTTTGTTCTTTACTAATTGAAAAAAACTTTGAACATCGACGACGCGCAGATGTTTTAAAACTCAGAACCCCATTAGATCGTGTAAGGGCTACGCTAATACATCTTAGGAGAGAACGTGGTTATGAATTAGACAACAAGACCATCAAAGGGAATATACGGCCTCAAGATATAGCCGGATTCATTGGAGAAGATCCTGATAGAGTTACACCTAAACTTGATATGCTCGTAGAAGAAGGGAGCATTGAGTATATAAATTCCGACGAAATGAGAGAATTTAAAGGAAAAAGAATCGAAGGAAAGAAAATTAAAATAAGAAACGAAAAACTACTTAGTGAAAAGTAA
- a CDS encoding thiol-activated cytolysin family protein: MTDLTDLEKIRQLVLSIPIPPPETFESTSPDNLPVGVKATSYQNGPDGLDEVVNIGSKIASQLATITYLGANPDVIWPGALVQCQYLSKSTPDLLNIERAPGRIALSMYQLDGSKSPNYEAPVVDMTPGAVRTALSTILAQKAAPEQPARLDKQYTTFYSLEQSTLSMGLSAHWLSDSMKASLDLSTSTKKTRILVHFRQSYYEVSFEKDPGITSVFANTAKFEIAKLEMGIDNPPGYVSYVLYGRELVLAITSDAEENDVRAALDVSYSGIVAGGDAHISATQQSILNSLSITVGVIGGSGQAAADLVAIQNPTMADVATFIRAGATVGPNSPAEPLTYKVNWLLNDQTAAFNFVDNYNITTRSSAPLIKDISITFVTSADKDKDDDSYLRISITRSDGAEVASWRQTEKDGFEKGSTRTITFSPFRIFYVHDLTIGVCNAMYHLSTNGGDEWQFTTEIAATTSSGLTFIMLPEVADWMGDKKTDSGPHPLIYQG; this comes from the coding sequence ATGACTGATCTAACTGATTTAGAAAAAATTCGACAACTCGTATTATCCATACCGATTCCTCCCCCTGAAACTTTTGAGAGTACCTCGCCGGATAACCTGCCAGTCGGGGTTAAAGCGACATCATACCAAAACGGCCCGGATGGATTGGATGAGGTCGTCAATATAGGATCTAAAATTGCTAGTCAATTAGCAACGATTACTTATCTAGGAGCTAATCCGGATGTAATATGGCCAGGAGCATTGGTACAGTGCCAATATTTATCAAAAAGTACTCCAGATCTTCTAAATATTGAGCGAGCTCCCGGACGTATAGCACTTTCAATGTATCAGCTCGACGGTTCCAAAAGCCCAAATTACGAAGCACCAGTTGTCGATATGACTCCAGGAGCAGTTCGTACTGCACTTTCTACTATTTTAGCTCAAAAAGCTGCCCCGGAGCAACCCGCGCGGTTAGACAAGCAGTATACTACATTTTATTCATTAGAACAATCTACATTGAGTATGGGTTTGTCCGCTCATTGGCTGTCAGACAGCATGAAAGCATCGTTGGATTTATCTACTTCGACAAAAAAAACGCGAATACTAGTTCATTTCCGCCAGTCGTATTATGAAGTATCGTTTGAGAAGGATCCGGGAATAACATCAGTCTTTGCAAATACTGCAAAATTTGAAATCGCCAAACTCGAAATGGGCATCGATAACCCGCCAGGGTACGTCTCATATGTACTCTACGGACGTGAGTTGGTACTGGCAATTACAAGTGACGCTGAAGAAAACGATGTACGAGCAGCGTTAGACGTCAGCTATAGTGGAATTGTTGCCGGCGGAGATGCTCACATCTCGGCGACGCAGCAGTCGATACTGAACAGTTTAAGTATTACTGTAGGTGTAATAGGTGGCAGCGGGCAAGCGGCTGCTGACCTAGTTGCTATCCAGAACCCCACAATGGCGGATGTAGCAACTTTTATACGCGCTGGAGCTACAGTTGGACCTAACAGCCCAGCGGAGCCTCTCACTTATAAAGTTAATTGGCTATTAAACGATCAGACAGCCGCATTCAACTTTGTAGATAACTATAATATAACAACTCGTTCGTCCGCTCCTCTTATCAAAGACATTTCTATAACCTTTGTCACGAGTGCCGATAAAGATAAAGATGATGACTCATACCTGAGAATTTCGATCACTCGTTCTGATGGAGCCGAAGTCGCTTCATGGCGACAGACTGAGAAAGATGGGTTCGAGAAAGGATCAACTCGAACAATTACATTCTCTCCATTTCGTATATTTTATGTTCATGACCTAACTATTGGTGTATGTAATGCAATGTACCATTTGTCAACAAATGGCGGAGATGAATGGCAATTCACGACTGAAATTGCAGCAACAACATCGTCAGGATTAACGTTTATCATGCTTCCAGAAGTCGCCGACTGGATGGGAGACAAAAAAACTGACAGTGGTCCCCATCCATTAATTTATCAGGGATAA
- a CDS encoding collagen-like triple helix repeat-containing protein, with the protein MENLQAVRAFLVFFMLLMASSAPCADTNPKSGISSIIPGDGMAVTNPTGPNATISIKEIKPSMLNDATISILRGKDGLPGPVGPAGSVGKPGDPGPTGPAGKDAWYYNKVFTPDMWVKPDFTLWTIVKPDTQTWPYATPMTTINVPQKAALFIRVQTELVDRLSTYLDYQANGYASLLKPSAQPTKIFVACEVFDAKGTVQLFDAKVGDSYFFYVVLQPGVYRIQNLMTNQITVAGQVLQAPLPGTVIQIECVPVS; encoded by the coding sequence ATGGAAAACTTGCAAGCAGTACGTGCGTTTCTTGTGTTCTTTATGCTCCTGATGGCATCAAGCGCACCTTGCGCCGACACAAACCCTAAGTCTGGGATTAGCTCAATTATCCCAGGTGACGGAATGGCCGTCACGAATCCCACCGGCCCCAATGCAACGATTAGCATTAAAGAGATCAAACCTTCGATGCTGAATGATGCGACTATTTCTATCTTGAGAGGAAAAGACGGCCTTCCAGGTCCTGTTGGGCCTGCCGGTTCCGTTGGAAAACCCGGTGATCCCGGACCTACTGGTCCCGCTGGAAAAGACGCTTGGTATTACAATAAAGTTTTCACCCCTGATATGTGGGTGAAACCTGACTTCACACTTTGGACGATCGTCAAGCCTGACACGCAAACCTGGCCTTATGCGACGCCCATGACGACAATCAACGTCCCTCAAAAAGCGGCGTTGTTCATCCGAGTTCAGACTGAACTGGTGGACCGCCTCTCTACCTATCTGGACTACCAAGCAAACGGGTATGCCAGTTTATTGAAACCCAGCGCCCAACCGACGAAAATTTTCGTCGCATGTGAAGTTTTCGATGCCAAAGGAACGGTGCAACTTTTTGATGCCAAGGTCGGAGATTCGTACTTCTTCTATGTGGTGCTCCAACCAGGTGTTTATCGTATCCAAAACCTGATGACCAACCAAATTACAGTTGCGGGCCAAGTTCTGCAAGCGCCGTTGCCTGGAACTGTTATCCAGATTGAGTGCGTCCCCGTTTCCTGA